Proteins encoded together in one Clostridia bacterium window:
- the csrA gene encoding carbon storage regulator CsrA, whose translation MLVLTRKAKQSIMIGDAIEITIVEVKGDAVKIAIDAPREVPVHRKEVYEEIQRENKTASSVSLEDAAAIDRLLGGK comes from the coding sequence ATGCTCGTTCTCACACGGAAGGCGAAACAGAGCATCATGATTGGCGATGCGATTGAGATCACCATCGTAGAGGTCAAGGGAGATGCAGTGAAGATCGCTATCGACGCCCCGCGTGAGGTCCCGGTGCACCGGAAAGAGGTGTACGAGGAGATCCAACGGGAGAACAAAACCGCGTCATCGGTGTCACTTGAAGATGCTGCCGCCATCGACAGGCTGCTTGGTGGGAAGTAA
- a CDS encoding ATP-binding protein, with amino-acid sequence MRMGPRVSLVPGVVALATSLIGATVQLWFVRNVGLWAIVAYIGLAGIEIAAIAHYIAVDRRYIVKQQAVAEQAQRLEIVAKELVEHEALMRDDLVRAQRDLNERIVRLSGLLEATRQLVATRNLQDALQRIVDMTQAIAGSDGAMLELRDGEQTIRLSSGSFTEASASFELTSKIRSAGVEVGRLSVQFANVGHGAADTTHVLSIISAFAGVAVENARLYQDLRTANNSLDLSRKYAEKLVEEVPVGIVALDHDYRITTWNKALTGISQMPTSSAMGKHISDLLGPQADAVVRSLAKDSEKSQSAEMRTCTVSLPSAGTCGYQGDRGDDPDLGEHILRLVVSCVHSLDEDGVGIVIMAEDVTEKVRLGEQLRYAEKMKVVGEFAAGMAHEINNPIGIISACAEVMGKRLSRIGAGMEQFVKTAKIIEDEAIRCSSIIKNLLGFARQAEMNPGEVSIPELARETVDFLRDRADAANVNLTLDVAGDIPMVIADRNQIEQVFLNLAMNAMEAMKEGGNLRVAVVADSGSVRISFADTGPGVDQQSINRLFSPFFTTKPTGTGLGLALSHGIVERHGGRIEVENLPDAGALFTVVLSLSTQEWNGGGGLEIEKHLHSGEQNLLTPINP; translated from the coding sequence ATGAGGATGGGGCCCAGAGTATCGTTGGTTCCGGGTGTTGTTGCCTTGGCCACGAGCTTGATCGGCGCGACAGTGCAACTATGGTTCGTGCGCAACGTTGGATTGTGGGCAATTGTCGCCTACATTGGCTTGGCAGGCATCGAGATTGCGGCTATTGCACACTACATCGCTGTCGACCGCAGATACATCGTGAAGCAACAAGCAGTGGCAGAGCAGGCTCAGAGGCTTGAGATCGTCGCCAAAGAGCTTGTCGAGCACGAGGCGCTTATGAGGGACGACCTGGTGCGGGCTCAGCGTGATCTGAACGAGAGGATCGTGCGTCTATCTGGATTGCTTGAAGCTACCCGGCAGCTTGTGGCTACGCGCAACCTTCAGGACGCGCTGCAGCGCATTGTGGACATGACCCAAGCTATCGCGGGATCAGACGGCGCCATGCTTGAGTTGCGTGATGGAGAGCAGACGATCAGGTTGTCGTCAGGGTCATTCACCGAGGCTTCTGCTTCATTCGAACTCACTTCGAAAATCAGGTCGGCGGGCGTCGAGGTGGGCCGGCTTTCGGTGCAATTCGCCAACGTTGGGCATGGAGCTGCAGACACCACTCACGTCCTGTCGATCATATCGGCTTTCGCCGGAGTTGCAGTAGAGAATGCCCGCCTCTACCAGGATCTCCGCACCGCCAACAACTCGCTGGACCTATCTCGGAAATACGCGGAGAAGCTCGTTGAAGAGGTGCCAGTGGGCATTGTAGCCCTTGACCACGATTACCGCATTACAACCTGGAACAAGGCGCTTACTGGCATCTCGCAGATGCCGACCTCATCTGCCATGGGCAAGCATATCTCGGATCTCCTAGGCCCTCAAGCAGACGCGGTTGTACGCTCTCTTGCCAAGGATTCGGAGAAGTCGCAAAGTGCGGAGATGCGAACATGCACGGTTTCCCTTCCATCTGCAGGCACGTGCGGCTATCAGGGTGATCGCGGCGACGATCCTGACCTCGGTGAGCACATCCTTCGGCTTGTAGTGTCGTGCGTCCACTCTCTCGACGAAGACGGTGTGGGGATTGTGATCATGGCCGAGGACGTGACGGAGAAGGTTCGCCTTGGGGAGCAGCTCAGGTATGCAGAGAAAATGAAAGTGGTAGGAGAGTTCGCGGCAGGAATGGCCCACGAGATAAATAACCCAATCGGGATCATATCTGCCTGTGCTGAGGTCATGGGAAAGCGGCTTTCACGTATAGGCGCCGGCATGGAGCAGTTTGTGAAAACTGCGAAGATCATAGAGGACGAGGCAATCAGATGCTCATCCATTATCAAGAACCTGCTGGGGTTCGCGAGGCAGGCGGAGATGAACCCAGGCGAGGTGAGTATCCCCGAGCTTGCTCGAGAGACCGTTGATTTCCTCAGGGACCGGGCGGATGCAGCGAATGTGAATCTGACACTGGATGTGGCTGGCGACATCCCCATGGTCATTGCCGACAGGAACCAGATTGAGCAGGTTTTCCTGAACCTTGCCATGAATGCTATGGAGGCCATGAAGGAGGGAGGAAACCTCCGTGTGGCCGTTGTTGCCGATTCTGGGTCGGTGCGTATCTCATTCGCAGACACTGGACCTGGTGTGGACCAGCAGAGCATCAATAGGCTGTTTAGCCCGTTTTTCACCACCAAGCCCACTGGAACTGGGCTCGGACTGGCCCTATCCCACGGGATAGTCGAGAGGCACGGCGGCAGGATCGAAGTGGAGAACCTGCCTGATGCCGGTGCACTCTTCACTGTTGTTCTTTCACTCTCAACACAGGAATGGAACGGCGGGGGCGGGCTGGAAATCGAGAAACACTTGCATTCAGGTGAGCAAAATCTGCTCACCCCCATCAACCCCTGA
- the flgB gene encoding flagellar basal body rod protein FlgB, with protein MGIFDSRTMRVLESALDLSSARHAIIVNNIANVNTPGYKAADIDFQSAFAQALAGHAPIEGRLTRPGHIPIRSGSGDPGEVATTHDAEGVTMRRDGNSVDIDVEMARLAENATMYSTLSQLVSTKFSMMKYVINEGRR; from the coding sequence GTGGGGATTTTCGATTCACGCACAATGAGAGTGCTCGAGTCTGCGCTGGATCTATCGTCGGCGCGCCATGCGATAATCGTCAACAACATCGCCAATGTGAACACCCCAGGCTACAAGGCTGCCGATATCGATTTCCAGAGCGCTTTTGCGCAGGCTCTGGCTGGGCATGCGCCCATAGAGGGTAGGCTCACCAGACCCGGGCACATTCCGATTCGCTCTGGCTCGGGCGATCCTGGGGAGGTGGCAACTACCCACGATGCTGAAGGGGTTACGATGAGACGCGATGGCAACAGTGTGGACATAGACGTGGAAATGGCGAGGCTCGCGGAGAATGCCACGATGTACAGCACCCTCTCCCAACTGGTATCCACCAAGTTCAGCATGATGAAGTATGTGATCAACGAAGGGAGGCGCTAA
- the fliD gene encoding flagellar filament capping protein FliD has translation MTDRMRISGLSTGYDTTAVIDQLMAIERRPVLQMQQKQNKIKSRADAWRDIATRLSALKTRATSLKSAATINAKSASTSSASVVAATASAGAANGVHKVWVDRMATSTKIVANGQLGRALEVGAKLAEAGFSTAPTVGAFTVSGKVIRIDSDTVMSDGVDNAGSNSILGKINNSGAGAIASMENNRLVLRSASGQIRLGSGADTSNFLTAAKLLGAGNSAMVTSGVAEHATEVGKIAADVASGAKITFSYRGNSYTTDSADITGGAAGVTSVTDMASQIEAALNKAIGAAGSVKVSASDGLGGGAQAGDGRFVITDSATDGTLSFSQVTDAGLGSLLESGGATSGAMMASFGNLGTTKTTAALSKARLGVDLMDSATGGVAEGDTEGKLAAALEGTETVKFVYHGTEYTTAALAAGDDMQAVAADLEARMNEAAGLEAGTIRVRTAGINGSKNDMFVVTDTATPVGSTSNSITIGDAPGALKLGAGDGATNKGVFLVNGVAIKYDKYSDAVNDILNRINSSTANVAAAYDALNDRISLTAKYTGEIAVALDDVGGNFLGAARVLGAEQDYGDNALYRIDTVNGGQQMSSASNTISGVITNVNLTLKEISKDPVTVTVSQNVDAGYGAIKSFVDQYNSVMDMISTLTAYDKDTRTAGALQGNSSVRGIQTRLRQMVSTAVDGLPEGVDSLLAIGISTGAVGQANGKSNALTIDDAKLKRLLETDSDTVAQVFNSANGGISGLFEKYVDELVKGGTGLISKTQGLLKDQTRDVDNRIKDMETRLARKRENLVNQFTQMEKVLSSMQQQQSWMTSQFNSMGI, from the coding sequence ATGACTGACCGAATGAGAATCTCGGGGCTCTCAACTGGCTACGATACGACAGCCGTCATCGACCAGCTGATGGCCATTGAGCGCAGGCCCGTGCTGCAAATGCAGCAGAAACAGAATAAGATCAAGTCCAGGGCGGACGCCTGGCGCGATATCGCCACGAGGCTTTCGGCCTTGAAGACTCGGGCGACGTCTCTCAAGTCGGCCGCGACGATAAACGCGAAATCCGCGTCCACCTCTAGCGCGTCGGTCGTGGCTGCTACTGCGTCGGCTGGCGCGGCCAACGGAGTTCACAAGGTGTGGGTGGATCGCATGGCGACGTCCACGAAGATCGTCGCCAATGGTCAGCTTGGGCGGGCGTTGGAAGTTGGCGCGAAGCTGGCTGAGGCAGGCTTCTCCACAGCCCCCACTGTCGGCGCGTTCACCGTTAGCGGCAAGGTGATACGGATAGACTCAGATACGGTCATGAGCGATGGAGTCGACAATGCCGGGTCGAACTCGATCCTTGGAAAGATCAACAACTCAGGCGCTGGCGCAATAGCATCCATGGAGAATAACCGCCTGGTCCTGAGATCTGCCTCAGGGCAGATCCGCCTGGGCAGCGGCGCCGATACTAGCAACTTCCTCACTGCTGCGAAGCTGCTTGGAGCTGGAAACAGTGCAATGGTTACGTCTGGCGTCGCCGAACATGCCACCGAGGTGGGCAAGATCGCTGCCGATGTTGCTTCTGGAGCTAAGATCACCTTCTCCTATCGGGGAAACTCGTACACCACTGACTCTGCCGACATTACCGGCGGGGCAGCGGGCGTGACCAGCGTGACTGATATGGCCTCCCAGATAGAGGCCGCGCTGAATAAGGCGATCGGCGCTGCGGGCTCAGTGAAGGTCTCGGCAAGCGATGGCCTTGGTGGAGGGGCGCAGGCAGGCGACGGCAGGTTCGTCATTACTGATTCCGCAACCGATGGAACACTTTCGTTCTCCCAGGTCACAGATGCGGGCCTCGGAAGCTTGCTGGAGTCGGGCGGCGCCACGAGCGGGGCCATGATGGCTAGCTTCGGAAACCTCGGCACTACCAAGACTACAGCGGCGCTCTCCAAGGCGCGCCTTGGCGTGGATCTCATGGATTCGGCGACAGGTGGAGTGGCAGAGGGTGACACCGAGGGCAAGCTCGCTGCGGCGCTCGAGGGAACTGAGACCGTCAAGTTCGTGTATCATGGGACAGAATACACAACCGCCGCGCTCGCTGCGGGCGACGATATGCAGGCAGTGGCCGCGGACCTTGAGGCCCGGATGAATGAGGCCGCTGGTCTCGAGGCTGGCACGATTCGGGTCAGGACTGCGGGCATCAACGGATCCAAGAACGACATGTTTGTGGTGACGGATACCGCAACTCCGGTCGGTTCGACATCGAATTCGATTACCATAGGGGATGCGCCGGGGGCCTTGAAGCTGGGCGCTGGCGACGGCGCGACGAACAAGGGAGTATTCCTAGTGAATGGCGTCGCGATCAAGTACGACAAGTACAGTGATGCAGTGAACGACATCCTGAACAGGATCAACTCCTCTACGGCGAACGTTGCGGCTGCCTACGACGCGCTGAATGATAGGATCTCTCTCACTGCCAAGTACACTGGGGAGATCGCCGTCGCCCTCGATGATGTGGGCGGCAACTTCCTTGGGGCGGCGAGGGTTCTCGGTGCAGAGCAGGATTACGGTGACAATGCGCTCTACAGAATCGACACTGTGAACGGCGGACAGCAGATGTCCTCTGCGTCCAACACGATATCGGGTGTGATCACCAACGTGAACCTCACACTCAAGGAGATCAGCAAGGACCCAGTCACGGTCACGGTATCGCAGAACGTGGACGCAGGTTACGGCGCGATCAAGTCGTTTGTCGACCAGTACAACTCGGTGATGGACATGATATCCACGCTGACCGCCTACGACAAGGATACCAGGACTGCAGGGGCTCTCCAGGGCAATAGCTCTGTTCGCGGCATACAGACAAGGCTGCGTCAGATGGTGTCAACGGCAGTTGACGGCCTGCCGGAAGGTGTGGACTCTCTTCTGGCGATCGGAATCTCCACTGGGGCGGTAGGCCAAGCGAATGGCAAGTCGAACGCACTCACTATCGATGACGCTAAGCTGAAACGTCTTCTCGAGACCGACTCCGATACAGTGGCGCAAGTGTTCAACTCCGCCAACGGCGGGATCTCCGGGCTGTTTGAGAAGTACGTGGATGAGCTTGTCAAGGGCGGCACTGGTCTGATATCGAAAACCCAGGGCCTCCTCAAGGATCAGACCAGAGACGTCGACAACCGCATCAAGGACATGGAGACCCGCCTTGCAAGGAAGCGGGAGAACCTCGTGAATCAGTTCACCCAGATGGAGAAGGTGCTCTCCTCTATGCAGCAGCAGCAGTCCTGGATGACATCACAATTCAACTCTATGGGGATATAG
- the fliS gene encoding flagellar export chaperone FliS — MTRGERHSWIQGPAGQERHARVMIRMMATPYNRYLETQVQTAPPENLVLMLYDGAIRFANQAKLDLAEGKRESAHKNLTRGQDILSELMGSLNMDAGDIAVNLFKLYEYMQYRLVQANVQRSIEPIDEVVRMLGELRETWFEAIRDYRGKIARAGGQ; from the coding sequence ATGACCAGAGGCGAGAGGCATTCATGGATCCAGGGGCCAGCAGGCCAAGAGAGACATGCGAGGGTGATGATTCGGATGATGGCGACTCCATACAACAGGTACCTTGAGACTCAGGTTCAGACGGCTCCGCCCGAGAACCTCGTCCTGATGCTATACGATGGCGCCATCAGGTTTGCTAACCAGGCCAAACTGGATCTAGCTGAGGGCAAGAGGGAGTCGGCGCACAAGAACCTCACCAGGGGCCAGGATATCCTGAGCGAACTCATGGGTTCACTCAACATGGATGCCGGCGATATCGCCGTGAACCTGTTCAAGCTATATGAGTACATGCAGTACAGGCTGGTTCAGGCGAACGTACAGAGGTCGATAGAGCCAATCGATGAGGTCGTGAGAATGCTCGGAGAGCTTCGCGAGACGTGGTTCGAGGCTATCCGTGATTACCGCGGCAAGATCGCGCGGGCGGGGGGGCAATGA
- a CDS encoding flagellin: protein MRINHNISALNAWKNLVTNDEGQNKTLEKLSSGVRIGRAADDAAGLSISEKMRGQIKGLNQASRNAQDGISLLQTAEGALGETHSILQRMRELAVQSASDTVTDADRGEIQKEADALRVEIDRISTDTEFNTQKLLNGTFSAKIVHIGANAGQSLSVTISNMNATSLSVNGATATDGIDMNDQVAANTAITTINTAINTVSSERSKLGAIQNRLDHTIANLATSSENLTAAESRIRDVDIAVEMMSFTKYQILSQASTAMLAQANQKPQAVLQLLR, encoded by the coding sequence ATGAGAATCAACCACAACATCTCCGCGCTGAACGCATGGAAGAACCTGGTTACAAATGACGAGGGCCAGAACAAGACCTTAGAGAAGCTGTCGAGCGGTGTTAGGATCGGGCGGGCAGCCGACGACGCGGCGGGGCTATCCATCTCAGAGAAGATGCGCGGCCAGATCAAGGGGCTGAACCAGGCGTCAAGGAATGCTCAGGATGGCATCTCCCTCCTGCAGACGGCTGAAGGCGCTCTCGGAGAGACCCACTCAATCCTTCAGAGAATGAGGGAACTGGCGGTTCAGTCGGCTTCCGATACCGTGACAGATGCTGATCGGGGCGAGATCCAAAAGGAAGCCGATGCACTGAGAGTGGAGATCGACCGGATCTCGACTGACACTGAGTTCAACACACAGAAACTGCTCAATGGGACGTTCTCTGCGAAGATCGTTCATATCGGCGCGAACGCAGGCCAGAGCCTGTCGGTGACCATTTCCAATATGAACGCCACATCGCTCAGCGTCAATGGCGCCACTGCCACGGATGGCATCGACATGAACGACCAGGTTGCAGCTAACACCGCGATCACTACTATCAACACCGCGATCAACACCGTGTCCAGCGAGCGCTCGAAGCTCGGCGCAATTCAGAACAGGCTTGACCACACCATCGCGAACCTGGCCACGTCGAGTGAGAACCTGACAGCAGCCGAGTCGCGCATCCGCGACGTCGACATCGCAGTCGAGATGATGAGCTTCACCAAGTATCAGATTCTGAGCCAGGCCTCCACGGCAATGCTTGCACAGGCGAACCAGAAGCCACAGGCGGTTCTGCAATTGCTCAGGTAA
- a CDS encoding sigma-54 dependent transcriptional regulator — protein sequence MAEETNRSGPVAVGRVLIVDDEVNMQVVLSGAFEDAGHAVQTASNGTEATERLRESDFDLIILDLRLPDMSGIDVFRIARGLRPGIVVIMVTAYSSVETAIQALKMGAYDYVIKPFNVEKLLMMAANAIAGRHHAGKPDRSLASSAVATAGHEEFEGVIGASPQMRKVMEMVRDLAPTNATVLIYGESGTGKELLADYIHKMSLRAGRPLVKVNCAAIPESLLESEMFGHEKGAFTHAVSRRFGRFEVANSGTIFLDEIGEMSPAMQAKLLRVLQEKEFERVGGTETVKVDVRVIAATNRNLRQAIAEGAFREDLYYRLSVVPLFMPPLRQRMQDIPMLVSRFIDKYNREFGRTARGLSPEAAQAVAAYAWPGNIRELENAIERAVLLSRGDLLTPEYLHLGQDPGDAMCGLRTIASSANGAGVTPVQAGRSMASGVLLHSSLASTAAGSEFVAASTRSSAVASESGFASVSSFAPSRASWLAYTHASAAPLAPGSNGPNELAAISPGVESEAASAAGDAFSLDEMERRHIRAVLEQTGENRTQAAKILGITRRTLLNKINKYGL from the coding sequence ATGGCAGAAGAGACGAACCGCAGCGGTCCAGTTGCGGTGGGCCGCGTGCTGATTGTTGACGATGAGGTTAACATGCAGGTGGTTCTATCTGGCGCATTCGAGGATGCTGGACATGCAGTCCAGACGGCCTCAAACGGGACGGAAGCTACGGAACGATTGAGGGAATCCGATTTCGACCTGATAATCTTGGATCTCCGCCTTCCGGACATGTCGGGGATTGATGTGTTCAGAATCGCACGCGGGCTGCGCCCCGGGATTGTGGTGATCATGGTCACCGCTTACTCTTCAGTCGAGACTGCCATTCAAGCTCTCAAAATGGGCGCATATGATTACGTGATCAAGCCGTTCAACGTTGAAAAACTCCTGATGATGGCTGCGAATGCCATAGCAGGCCGGCATCATGCGGGCAAGCCAGATCGGAGCTTGGCATCGTCTGCAGTGGCAACGGCCGGGCATGAGGAGTTTGAAGGCGTTATCGGGGCATCTCCGCAGATGCGGAAGGTCATGGAGATGGTTCGGGACCTAGCGCCCACAAATGCTACAGTGCTGATATATGGTGAGAGCGGAACAGGAAAGGAACTGCTCGCCGACTACATACACAAGATGAGCCTTCGCGCGGGCCGTCCACTTGTCAAGGTGAACTGCGCCGCGATTCCGGAGTCGCTTCTCGAATCTGAGATGTTCGGCCATGAGAAGGGCGCCTTCACGCACGCGGTGTCGCGTCGATTCGGGCGGTTCGAGGTTGCGAACTCCGGCACGATATTCCTTGACGAGATAGGGGAGATGTCCCCTGCTATGCAGGCCAAGCTCCTCCGCGTCCTGCAGGAGAAGGAGTTCGAGCGAGTGGGCGGCACTGAGACAGTGAAAGTGGATGTCCGCGTGATCGCAGCCACCAATCGCAACCTCCGACAGGCCATTGCTGAGGGCGCTTTTCGCGAAGACCTGTACTACAGGCTTTCCGTAGTTCCGCTGTTCATGCCACCCCTCAGACAGCGAATGCAAGACATACCCATGCTGGTATCTCGGTTCATCGACAAGTACAATCGCGAATTCGGAAGGACCGCAAGAGGGCTGTCGCCAGAGGCCGCCCAGGCTGTTGCGGCTTACGCCTGGCCTGGCAACATCCGAGAGTTGGAGAATGCAATAGAGCGGGCAGTGCTCCTCTCCCGTGGCGACCTGCTCACCCCGGAGTACCTTCACCTGGGGCAAGATCCCGGTGACGCCATGTGCGGCCTGCGCACGATTGCATCCTCGGCGAATGGCGCAGGCGTTACGCCGGTTCAGGCTGGGCGGTCGATGGCCTCAGGCGTTCTCTTGCACTCTAGTTTGGCGTCAACCGCTGCCGGATCCGAATTCGTGGCAGCCAGCACCCGCTCCTCTGCAGTTGCGTCTGAATCCGGATTTGCGTCCGTGTCCTCATTTGCTCCTTCGCGGGCCTCTTGGCTCGCATACACACACGCATCCGCAGCCCCGCTCGCCCCTGGCTCGAATGGCCCAAACGAGCTCGCCGCTATCAGCCCGGGAGTCGAGTCGGAGGCAGCGTCTGCTGCTGGAGACGCGTTTTCGCTAGATGAGATGGAGCGGCGCCACATCAGGGCGGTGCTTGAGCAGACTGGCGAGAACAGGACGCAGGCTGCGAAGATACTCGGAATCACCAGGCGGACTCTTCTGAACAAGATCAACAAATATGGGCTCTGA
- the fliE gene encoding flagellar hook-basal body complex protein FliE: protein MPGIGSLGAVERAVSGVAAGAGTGAGIESGRRTGQTDLVSTFGNVLEQALDTVNDMQTRADRLTEKLATGEVSDIHQVMIAVDQVNIALQLTMQVRNKVIESYQEIMRMQI, encoded by the coding sequence ATGCCGGGAATCGGGTCACTAGGCGCCGTTGAGAGGGCGGTAAGCGGTGTAGCCGCCGGTGCTGGAACGGGAGCCGGAATCGAATCTGGCAGGCGAACTGGCCAAACCGACCTGGTCAGCACCTTCGGAAATGTGCTTGAACAGGCGCTTGATACTGTGAACGACATGCAGACAAGGGCCGACAGGCTCACGGAGAAACTCGCCACTGGCGAGGTGAGTGACATTCACCAGGTCATGATCGCAGTGGATCAGGTGAACATAGCGCTTCAGCTCACTATGCAGGTGAGAAACAAGGTCATCGAGTCGTATCAGGAGATCATGCGGATGCAGATCTGA
- the flgC gene encoding flagellar basal body rod protein FlgC, with the protein MSLMSSFRISASGMAAERLRLDVISSNLANINTTRTAEGGPYRRLMVQFEAAPGSAGVRAVNVAQDESPLPLVYEPEHPDANSEGYVEMPNVNAVSEMVDMITATRAYEANVAAYNAAKTMAAKALEIGKV; encoded by the coding sequence ATGAGCCTGATGTCGAGCTTTCGGATCAGTGCATCAGGAATGGCCGCGGAGCGACTTCGCCTTGACGTGATATCGAGCAACCTTGCGAACATCAACACTACTCGCACTGCGGAAGGAGGTCCATATCGCAGGCTGATGGTGCAGTTTGAGGCGGCGCCGGGCAGCGCTGGCGTCCGGGCCGTGAACGTTGCGCAGGATGAATCGCCTCTCCCCTTGGTGTACGAGCCGGAGCATCCCGACGCCAACTCCGAAGGATACGTGGAGATGCCGAATGTGAACGCCGTGTCGGAGATGGTCGACATGATCACCGCTACTCGCGCCTATGAGGCTAACGTGGCGGCCTACAACGCGGCCAAGACCATGGCGGCGAAGGCGCTCGAGATCGGAAAGGTCTAG
- a CDS encoding flagellar protein FlgN produces MTCSTPDVELIERIHSFREDELAQYTAMLRLSGVQRELIQAGDTDALARATEEKARVIAQIDAISRKIAGLLGQLGAARGSAHDVHPCLHPEMGAAVACQLNVKIAKVMAEILVAERENQAMLERAINAVQEEIKGVASGGKAVRAYWGRGAGTAGFGSGGATVIDENL; encoded by the coding sequence TTGACTTGTTCGACGCCAGATGTGGAACTGATAGAACGGATTCACTCGTTTCGCGAGGATGAGCTCGCACAATACACTGCAATGCTCAGGCTGTCGGGTGTGCAGCGAGAGTTGATCCAGGCTGGTGATACGGATGCTCTCGCTCGTGCTACTGAGGAGAAAGCTCGGGTCATTGCCCAGATAGATGCGATCAGCCGGAAGATAGCCGGGCTTCTGGGCCAGCTTGGGGCGGCGCGGGGGAGCGCGCACGACGTGCATCCCTGCTTGCACCCGGAGATGGGCGCGGCAGTTGCGTGTCAGCTGAACGTGAAGATTGCCAAGGTGATGGCGGAGATCCTCGTCGCTGAGCGGGAGAATCAGGCTATGCTGGAGAGGGCCATCAATGCTGTGCAGGAAGAGATCAAAGGGGTGGCCTCCGGCGGGAAGGCAGTCCGCGCCTACTGGGGGCGAGGCGCCGGAACGGCTGGCTTTGGATCTGGGGGCGCCACAGTGATCGATGAGAACCTGTAG
- a CDS encoding flagellar protein FlaG, with the protein MRLAISAFRLARPASSQAGLIGLGMEAGPYRDVREVDNVCPEKITGIAAIDSQSTRTGWNWETVRNVNEIGTQVRRANNALAAFDVQAKFSVHQGTGQIMVRIENTETGELIREIPPEKFLDLIAKMRELTAGVVDKHA; encoded by the coding sequence GTGCGGTTGGCAATATCGGCGTTTCGTCTTGCCAGGCCGGCATCGAGTCAGGCGGGACTCATCGGGTTAGGCATGGAGGCCGGCCCATACCGGGATGTCAGGGAGGTGGATAACGTGTGTCCTGAGAAAATCACAGGCATTGCTGCCATAGACTCTCAATCCACGCGTACCGGCTGGAACTGGGAGACAGTCAGGAACGTGAACGAGATCGGAACGCAGGTCAGGCGCGCCAACAACGCTCTGGCAGCCTTTGACGTGCAGGCGAAGTTCTCGGTTCACCAGGGTACCGGCCAGATCATGGTGAGGATCGAGAATACTGAAACAGGTGAGCTCATCAGAGAGATACCACCTGAGAAATTCCTTGACCTAATAGCGAAGATGCGTGAACTCACTGCAGGTGTGGTCGACAAGCACGCCTAA